From the genome of Nicotiana sylvestris chromosome 2, ASM39365v2, whole genome shotgun sequence, one region includes:
- the LOC104246849 gene encoding uncharacterized protein: MAQAFARHFQYNIDIVPDRLSLTKVEKKLSEIFREYGFRWREQAARVNPSMEEDEIVKYFHQALEPSYYGHLISAIGKSFNDVVKMGEMVEGGLKSSKIMSYSSIKSPTQAIQSGTGSLLGKKKKEHVAMVVSGSCPKPRRAEHQPNPLPAHVETHMIEIVHKDREPKKSIMMIRSSESNLVKAPDSTKVKPLIVEGVTEKPSSLNLKPPVLVVKGLSKDVRASPESSKVVVPGILSKPVIVVKGAPTTPIIIKLVTQLPVVDAKAVPWNYKQVIVTYKGKEIEEEVNETGGLTRSGRCFTPEELRKAKPFKDIPMPVKKSVTDEEAEEFLKKMKVQDYSIVEQLRKTPAQISLLSLLIHLDEHRKVLMKILNEAHVPDKITVNHLEKIAVKCEDSIVSRVLVDNGSSANICPLSTLQKLKIGTKRIHLNSVCVRGFDGGGKDSVGDIMLELSIGPIEFTMEFQVLDVAVSYNLLLGRPWIHAAKAVPSSLHQMVKFEWDSQEIVVHGDEDSSACNDTIVPFIEAEDDKGP, from the exons ATGGCTCAAGCCTTTGCccggcactttcagtacaatatagacattgttccAGACCGCCTATCTCTGACCAAGGTGGAAAAGAAACTCAGTGAAAtctttagagaatatgggttccgatggagggagcaagctgcacgAGTCAATCCTTCGATGGAAGAGGACGAGATAGTTAAATACTTTCATCAAGCCCTAGAGCCCTCTTACTATGGCCACTTGATCTCAGCCattggtaagtctttcaatgatgtggtgaagatgggagaaatggtggaaggggggctcaagtcgagtaagatcatgagctattcttcTATAAAATCACCCACCCAGGCAATCCAGAGTGGTACCGGAAGTTTGctaggaaagaagaagaaggaacatGTCGCTATGGTTGTCTCCGGATCATG TCCAAAGCCCAGACGCGCCGAACATCAACCAAATCCTTTGCCAGCCCATGTAGAGAcgcatatgattgaaatagttcacAAGGACCGAGAGCCCAAGAAGTctatcatgatgattcggtccagtgaaagTAATTTGGTTAAAGCTCCTGACTCTACCAAAGTGAAGCCCTTGATAGTTGAAGGGGTGACAGAAAAGCCGAGCTCGCTCAATTTGAAACCACCAGTGTTGGTCGTGAAAGGGCTGTCAAAAGATGTTAGGGCAAGTCCGGAAAGTTcaaaagtggtagtaccagggatTCTAAGTAAGCCTGTCATAGTTGTGAAGGGGGCTCCTACTACCCCTATCATCATTAAACTAGTAACCCAGCTTCCAGTAGTGGATGCTAAAGCTGTTCCGTGGAATTATAAACAAGTGAttgtgacatacaaaggaaaagaaatagaggaAGAAGTTAATGAAACTGGAGGATTGACTCGTTCTGGGAGATGTTTCACCCCAGAAGAATTAAGGAAAGCCAAGCCATTCAAGGATATCCCAATGCCAGTAAAGAAATCGGTCACTGACGAAGAGGCCGAGGAgttcctgaaaaagatgaaagtgcaggattattccattgtggaacagttaaggaaaacaccagctcagatttctcttttgtctttgTTGATACATTTAGATGAACATCGCAAGGTcttgatgaagattttgaatgaggcacatgttcctgataagatcacagtgaaccacttggaaaagatagctg tgaagtgtgaagattctattgtctcaagggttttggttgataatGGCTCTAGTGCGAATATTTGTCCCCTGTCTACTCTGCAAAAACTAAAGATTGGCACCAAAAGAATCCACTTGAACAGTGTGTGTGTTCGAGGCTTTGATGGGGGAGGTAAAGATTCTGTTGGAGATATAATGCTCGAATTGTCGATAGGGCCTAttgagtttaccatggaattccaagtgttagatgtggctgtctcatacaatctgttgttaggcAGGCCCTGGATACATGCTGCTAAGGCAGTCCCATCTTCTctgcaccaaatggtgaagtttgaatgggacagtcaggaaatagttgtgcacggtgaCGAGGACTCGTCAGCTTGTAATGATACAATTGTTCCGTTCATCGaagctgaagatgataagggaccttgA